One Gloeothece verrucosa PCC 7822 DNA window includes the following coding sequences:
- the kaiC gene encoding circadian clock protein KaiC: MNEPIPSRQQKYKVTSKGVRKIRTMIEGFDEISHGGLPVGRTTLVSGTSGTGKTLLAIQFLYHGIKYFDYPGLFVTFEESPNDIIQNAHSFGWDLNQLIDEGKLFILDASPDPEGQEVVGSFDLSALIERIQYAVKKYKAKLVSVDSVTAVFQQYEAVSVVRREIFRLVARLKQLKVTSIMTTERVEEYGPIARFGVEEFVSDNVVVLRNVLEGERRRRTAEILKLRGTTHMKGEYPFTITNDGINIFPLGAMRLTQRSSNVRISSGVKTLDEMCGGGFFKDSIILATGATGTGKTLLVSKFLEEGCRRGERAILFAYEESRAQLSRNAGSWGIDFEEMEKKGLLKLLCSYPESAGLEDHLQIIKSEIAIFKPSRIAIDSLSALARGVTNNAFRQFVIGVTGYAKQEEITGFFTNTTDQFMGAHSITESHISTITDTIIMLQYVEIKGEMSRAINVFKMRGSWHDKGIREYSISQDGAEIKDSFRNYERIISGSPTRITVDEKTELSRIVRGVKDKTLDE, from the coding sequence ATGAATGAACCCATTCCCAGCAGACAACAAAAATACAAGGTCACCTCCAAAGGAGTCCGAAAAATTCGGACCATGATCGAAGGATTTGATGAAATTAGTCATGGAGGTTTACCGGTAGGACGAACCACTCTAGTGAGCGGCACTTCGGGAACGGGAAAAACCTTATTAGCTATTCAATTTCTTTATCATGGAATTAAATATTTTGATTACCCAGGATTATTTGTCACCTTTGAAGAATCTCCTAATGATATTATCCAAAATGCTCATAGTTTTGGTTGGGATTTAAACCAATTAATTGACGAAGGAAAACTGTTTATTTTAGATGCTTCCCCCGATCCCGAAGGGCAAGAAGTGGTAGGCAGTTTCGACCTTTCTGCCCTCATTGAACGCATTCAATATGCCGTCAAAAAATATAAAGCAAAATTAGTTTCAGTGGACTCGGTAACAGCCGTTTTTCAACAATATGAAGCCGTGTCAGTAGTCCGTCGGGAAATTTTTCGCCTCGTGGCGCGACTCAAACAATTAAAAGTCACCTCCATTATGACCACCGAGCGAGTGGAAGAATACGGACCGATCGCCCGTTTTGGTGTAGAAGAATTTGTCTCGGATAATGTGGTTGTCCTTCGCAACGTTTTAGAAGGAGAACGTCGTCGCCGAACTGCCGAAATTCTCAAATTGCGGGGAACGACCCACATGAAAGGAGAGTATCCTTTTACTATTACCAATGATGGAATCAATATCTTTCCTCTCGGCGCGATGCGGCTTACTCAACGCTCTTCTAATGTCCGCATTTCTTCAGGTGTTAAAACTCTTGACGAAATGTGTGGCGGCGGTTTCTTTAAAGATTCTATTATCCTGGCCACTGGAGCGACTGGAACCGGCAAAACATTATTGGTCAGTAAATTTTTAGAAGAAGGGTGTCGCCGAGGAGAAAGAGCGATCCTCTTTGCTTATGAAGAATCTCGCGCCCAATTATCTCGAAATGCCGGCTCATGGGGTATTGATTTTGAGGAGATGGAAAAAAAAGGATTGCTAAAACTCCTGTGTTCTTATCCAGAATCAGCCGGTTTAGAAGACCATTTACAAATTATTAAGTCAGAAATTGCCATTTTTAAACCCTCTCGCATCGCCATTGATTCTCTGTCGGCACTGGCTAGAGGCGTAACCAATAATGCTTTTAGACAGTTTGTCATCGGTGTGACGGGTTACGCTAAACAAGAAGAAATTACTGGCTTTTTTACCAATACCACCGATCAGTTTATGGGCGCTCATTCAATTACTGAGTCTCATATTTCTACCATTACTGATACTATTATCATGCTGCAATATGTAGAAATTAAAGGCGAAATGTCTCGGGCTATTAATGTCTTTAAAATGCGGGGATCTTGGCATGATAAGGGAATTCGAGAATACAGTATTAGTCAAGATGGGGCAGAAATTAAAGACTCTTTTCGCAATTATGAGCGCATTATTAGCGGCTCCCCAACGCGCATTACGGTGGATGAAAAGACCGAATTGTCTCGTATTGTTCGAGGGGTTAAGGATAAGACTCTCGACGAATAA
- the kaiB gene encoding circadian clock protein KaiB: MNTFRKTYVLKLYVAGNTPNSVRALKTLKTILEQEFQGVYALKVIDVLKNPQLAEEDKILATPTLAKVLPPPVRKIIGDLSDREKVLIGLDLLYDEIQDREAELDF, from the coding sequence ATGAATACTTTTAGAAAGACTTATGTTCTGAAACTCTATGTGGCTGGTAACACCCCTAACTCGGTTAGGGCTTTAAAAACTTTGAAAACTATTTTGGAACAAGAATTTCAAGGGGTTTATGCCTTAAAAGTGATCGATGTGCTAAAAAATCCTCAACTGGCTGAGGAAGATAAAATTTTAGCAACCCCAACACTAGCCAAAGTTTTACCGCCTCCGGTTCGGAAAATTATTGGGGATCTATCTGATCGAGAAAAAGTCTTAATAGGATTAGATCTTCTCTATGATGAAATCCAAGATAGAGAAGCCGAATTAGACTTTTAA
- a CDS encoding circadian clock protein KaiA has translation MHFRLTIYLFVPETSIAQSLTRLLSTERYTLIFVNSMDELLEAIEENKDKIDCLVVLKLPTLLPLFNQLYEEGVLLPVVLLESPSTSLSELYNATPPAIAESRLPEESPSSPKDAPTFLYHSAEIRFKINELEDIASVIDQAITRFLHLGPNCSISEQSLSRSKPNLIEEKQNFLLLQQRRLAEKLKERLGYLGVYYKRNSEHFYRNLSSSDKKELLALLSSDYREVIINYFSQDFPVNQAIDQFVNRCFFADISVSQILEIHMELMDEFSQQLKLEGRSEEILLDYRLALIDILAHLGEMYRRSIPREDIPYELLFRID, from the coding sequence TTGCATTTTAGACTGACTATCTATTTATTTGTACCCGAAACCTCTATTGCTCAGTCTTTGACACGCTTACTGAGTACAGAGCGTTATACTCTCATTTTTGTCAACTCAATGGATGAGTTACTCGAGGCAATCGAGGAAAATAAAGACAAAATTGATTGTCTGGTGGTGTTAAAACTGCCCACCCTTCTTCCTCTATTTAACCAACTCTATGAGGAAGGGGTTTTACTGCCTGTGGTCTTGCTGGAAAGTCCTTCAACTTCATTATCTGAATTGTATAATGCTACGCCGCCGGCGATCGCCGAAAGCCGCTTGCCAGAAGAATCCCCCTCGTCGCCAAAAGATGCTCCCACTTTTCTGTATCATTCGGCTGAAATCCGTTTTAAGATAAATGAACTAGAAGATATCGCTTCGGTTATCGATCAGGCCATTACTCGGTTTCTTCATTTAGGCCCGAATTGTTCTATTTCCGAACAATCTCTGAGTCGAAGTAAACCGAATCTTATCGAAGAGAAGCAAAATTTTTTGCTGCTTCAACAGCGTCGTCTTGCCGAAAAACTCAAAGAACGATTAGGTTATTTAGGAGTATACTATAAGAGAAATTCAGAGCATTTTTATCGAAATCTATCTTCCAGTGACAAAAAAGAACTTCTCGCACTATTAAGCTCAGATTATCGAGAGGTAATTATCAATTATTTTTCCCAAGATTTTCCGGTTAATCAGGCGATCGATCAATTTGTAAATCGTTGCTTTTTTGCCGATATTTCAGTTTCCCAAATTTTAGAAATTCACATGGAGTTAATGGATGAATTTTCTCAGCAACTAAAACTCGAAGGAAGAAGCGAAGAAATTTTACTGGATTATCGCTTGGCTCTCATTGATATTCTCGCCCATTTAGGAGAAATGTACCGTCGTTCGATTCCTAGAGAAGATATACCTTATGAATTATTATTTAGAATTGATTAA
- a CDS encoding ATP-binding protein: protein MFSSTVTLDHFIQPVPIFEPTTDLDMILAIFQSKPDEVIAVVNEQGKLMGTISGSHLLQYLPQWLSYQLSGKERQLQQCLNECKNLLNPLITLPAQMSVGEFGLSLPESPTAPHHLQSYALVDQQEKFLGLLNGWKLLKFLFSGGESSIHQSQKNNESKLEQLLFEFLEQLPIPVLVSSQKGQVAYQNSSWHQQLGDYLPYDQVNPSFCPYFSLVPLSTKKATYPEKTVNLADIPESESVKGRVLTSVQLLSRQGQQEQSNHRVALEKSDLSARQPRNRAPELLSPTLSKSCSHLPWQFIKVPLSFKSLPSSVEPSWLVMALDITQHQRVCQDLALKNSELIQLNRLKDEFFTCISHELKSPLTSVIGLSSLLKEQKLGSLNERQVRYSELIYHSGRQLMMLVNDLLDLTRLETGQLKLKPIPLDVKTICQQAYQTFEERNKGKIDFPIPFTLEIDPGIEQIVADELRMQQMLFHLLDNAIKLSNSDGEIGLKVNRWENWLAFTVWDTGLGIPEDSQNLLFQQWQSQENPLSEQLEGTGLGLVLTQRLAKAHGGEISFISRKGRGSQFTLLLPISLTQQTLEDSRKTTITQIYPLVLVVESISTSIEQMTDLLTRLGYRVVIARTGTEALEKARQLQPATIFLNPLLPVLSGWDVLKLLKSDPATKQIKVIVTSFHCDQPHSEKVGADGFLSLPVEESNLQAILHKADPIVLPQLDHLTILRLHPDLEQSDWMGSVIDSQFDSCLGKQLSQLNCRLLEADSLEQAEMIASVWDINVVVLDGRSLEDPWNYLLGLSQCENLAALPLVTLDTEITSSANKIEKLSVFPCLLPYHENKIEQLLEVIQIAARTRLNIHH from the coding sequence ATGTTTAGTTCTACTGTAACTCTTGATCATTTTATTCAACCTGTTCCTATTTTTGAACCAACCACTGATTTAGACATGATCTTAGCTATCTTCCAGTCTAAACCAGATGAGGTGATAGCTGTGGTCAATGAACAGGGCAAGCTGATGGGGACCATAAGCGGCTCTCATCTGCTTCAATATTTACCCCAATGGTTATCGTATCAGTTATCTGGTAAAGAGCGACAGTTACAGCAGTGCTTGAATGAGTGTAAAAACTTACTCAATCCTTTGATCACCTTACCCGCTCAGATGAGTGTGGGAGAATTTGGCTTATCTTTACCTGAAAGTCCAACTGCGCCCCATCATCTTCAATCTTATGCTTTAGTAGATCAGCAAGAAAAGTTTTTAGGACTCCTCAATGGCTGGAAATTACTGAAGTTTCTTTTTTCTGGGGGCGAGAGTTCTATTCATCAATCACAAAAGAATAACGAGTCTAAACTTGAACAACTCCTATTTGAATTTCTCGAACAATTGCCCATTCCGGTGCTGGTGTCTTCGCAAAAAGGACAAGTAGCCTATCAAAATTCTAGCTGGCATCAACAACTAGGGGATTACCTTCCCTACGATCAGGTCAATCCTAGTTTTTGTCCCTATTTTTCTTTAGTTCCCCTCAGTACAAAGAAGGCAACTTATCCCGAAAAAACGGTAAATTTGGCTGATATACCGGAATCAGAATCGGTTAAAGGCCGTGTTTTGACTAGCGTGCAACTGCTGTCTCGTCAAGGGCAACAGGAACAATCTAATCATCGAGTCGCATTAGAAAAGTCGGATTTATCCGCAAGGCAACCCCGAAATCGGGCACCGGAATTGCTCAGTCCCACTCTATCTAAATCTTGCAGCCATCTGCCTTGGCAATTTATTAAAGTTCCTTTGTCATTTAAAAGCCTTCCTTCTTCTGTTGAACCCAGTTGGTTAGTCATGGCGTTAGACATAACACAACACCAGCGAGTTTGTCAAGATCTAGCTTTGAAAAATTCTGAGTTAATTCAACTCAATCGCCTCAAAGACGAATTTTTTACTTGTATTAGCCATGAACTGAAATCTCCCCTCACGAGTGTGATAGGTCTATCGAGTCTTTTAAAAGAACAAAAATTAGGCAGTCTCAATGAACGTCAAGTCCGCTACAGCGAGTTGATTTATCATAGTGGGCGACAGTTAATGATGTTAGTTAATGATCTGCTCGATTTAACTCGACTAGAAACCGGACAGCTAAAACTCAAACCGATTCCCCTCGACGTGAAAACCATCTGCCAACAAGCTTATCAGACCTTTGAAGAAAGAAATAAGGGAAAAATTGACTTTCCTATCCCTTTTACTTTAGAAATTGACCCAGGCATCGAACAAATCGTCGCGGATGAACTGCGGATGCAACAGATGTTGTTCCACTTGCTCGATAACGCCATTAAATTAAGTAACTCAGATGGGGAAATCGGATTAAAGGTCAATCGTTGGGAAAACTGGTTGGCCTTTACAGTATGGGATACCGGCCTAGGGATTCCTGAAGATTCTCAAAATTTACTGTTTCAACAATGGCAATCTCAAGAAAATCCTTTGAGTGAACAGTTAGAAGGAACCGGTTTAGGATTAGTGTTAACCCAACGGTTAGCTAAAGCTCATGGTGGCGAGATCTCATTTATTTCTAGAAAAGGTCGCGGCAGTCAATTTACTTTATTATTGCCCATCAGTTTGACTCAACAAACCCTAGAGGACAGCCGAAAAACGACGATTACTCAAATATATCCTTTGGTATTAGTGGTAGAGTCGATTTCTACCAGCATTGAACAAATGACCGATTTACTCACTCGTTTAGGATATCGAGTGGTGATCGCTCGTACCGGCACAGAAGCGTTAGAAAAAGCCCGGCAATTGCAGCCAGCAACGATTTTTCTTAATCCTTTATTACCCGTTTTGTCCGGTTGGGATGTCCTAAAGTTACTTAAATCCGATCCCGCCACAAAACAGATTAAAGTCATTGTTACATCATTCCATTGTGATCAGCCCCATAGCGAAAAAGTCGGGGCTGACGGCTTTTTGAGTTTACCTGTAGAAGAATCGAATTTACAAGCCATTCTCCATAAAGCTGATCCGATTGTATTGCCTCAACTGGATCACTTGACGATTTTGCGGCTTCATCCGGACTTAGAACAAAGTGATTGGATGGGATCAGTGATAGATTCTCAGTTTGATTCCTGTTTGGGAAAACAATTATCTCAGTTAAATTGCCGTCTTTTGGAAGCGGATAGTTTAGAGCAAGCGGAGATGATTGCTAGTGTTTGGGATATCAATGTGGTTGTTTTAGATGGCAGAAGTCTTGAAGATCCTTGGAATTATTTACTGGGTTTAAGTCAATGTGAAAATTTAGCGGCTTTACCTTTAGTCACTTTAGATACTGAAATAACTTCCTCAGCCAATAAAATAGAAAAATTATCTGTATTTCCCTGTCTACTTCCCTATCATGAAAATAAAATTGAACAATTATTAGAAGTGATTCAAATTGCGGCTAGAACTCGGTTAAACATACACCATTAA
- a CDS encoding RDD family protein: MYFDEPSSRRFPKVPLDRRAYAFLIDFVSVWLISSIASGAWFIQLLVFMISWFLLRVVVVEKNKGQSLGRWALDMKVIDGRFKRIPGIVELAKREGIVGLGAAIAMIGLNINFKNVLSMLLLVSPLLVDCGVAVGDEEFNQAFHDQIAGTVIIQTKRGFSLDLRLRRIWWEVRGKLRK; encoded by the coding sequence ATGTATTTTGACGAACCTTCTTCTCGACGTTTTCCTAAAGTTCCTCTAGATCGACGAGCTTATGCTTTTTTAATCGATTTCGTCAGCGTTTGGTTAATCAGTTCAATCGCTAGTGGTGCTTGGTTCATACAGTTATTAGTATTTATGATCAGTTGGTTTCTGTTGCGGGTAGTGGTAGTGGAAAAAAATAAGGGGCAAAGCTTGGGACGTTGGGCCTTAGATATGAAAGTGATTGATGGTCGATTTAAACGTATTCCAGGAATTGTCGAGTTAGCCAAACGAGAGGGAATTGTTGGCTTAGGGGCTGCGATCGCTATGATCGGGTTAAATATTAATTTTAAAAATGTCCTTTCGATGCTGCTGCTAGTTTCCCCTTTATTAGTAGATTGTGGGGTGGCCGTAGGGGATGAAGAGTTTAACCAGGCCTTTCACGATCAGATTGCTGGCACAGTGATCATTCAGACTAAGCGAGGTTTTTCTCTGGATTTACGTCTGAGAAGAATCTGGTGGGAAGTCAGGGGTAAGTTAAGGAAATAG
- a CDS encoding RNA-guided endonuclease InsQ/TnpB family protein, giving the protein MKLAERHIIKRGHKFWSEIDGLSWHSKNLYNSANYLIRQNFIYGQGYLSYNKMASLMKETQQYKALPAKVSQQVLQGLDNNWKSFFEGLSELKINPNKFKGRPKLPGYKDPFKGRNLLVYTNQAISRVALKQGRIKLSGTSLSFPTSVPDRVAQVRIVPKCDCYVIEVIYEELEQFSGSNDFIASVDLGINVLMAVTSNQPGFVPLLINGRPLKSLNQFYNKRSSKVKSLLKGNRKSSSRISRLTRCRNQKIDNYLHRASRYLVNLLVEQQISTLVIGKNDSWKQECELGKVNNQSFVSIPHTRLIDQITYKCNLVGIQVVIQEESYTSQSNFFQLDPIPVYGEITEKPVFTGKRISRGLYRTDTGFLCQSDVMSSYNILRKAFPNAFSYGIERCVVHPRRINLSK; this is encoded by the coding sequence ATGAAACTAGCCGAGAGACATATCATAAAAAGAGGACATAAATTTTGGAGCGAGATTGACGGGTTATCCTGGCATTCCAAAAATCTCTACAACTCGGCTAATTATCTTATTCGTCAAAATTTCATCTACGGTCAGGGTTATTTGTCTTACAATAAAATGGCTTCATTGATGAAAGAAACCCAACAGTATAAGGCTCTACCGGCTAAAGTTTCTCAACAAGTGTTACAAGGTTTAGATAACAATTGGAAATCTTTTTTTGAAGGGTTAAGTGAGTTGAAAATCAATCCGAATAAATTTAAGGGTCGTCCCAAACTACCCGGTTACAAAGATCCCTTCAAAGGGAGGAATTTACTGGTTTATACCAATCAAGCTATCAGTCGAGTAGCTTTAAAACAAGGACGAATTAAGCTATCAGGGACTTCGCTATCGTTTCCTACCTCAGTACCAGACCGGGTAGCGCAGGTGAGAATAGTCCCGAAATGTGATTGTTATGTAATCGAGGTGATTTATGAAGAATTAGAACAATTTTCTGGCTCCAATGATTTTATTGCCAGTGTAGATTTAGGAATAAATGTGTTAATGGCTGTAACTTCAAATCAACCGGGATTCGTCCCTTTGTTGATTAATGGCAGACCGTTAAAAAGTCTCAATCAATTCTACAATAAACGCTCATCAAAAGTTAAATCTCTTCTTAAAGGAAATCGAAAAAGCTCATCGAGAATTAGCCGTCTCACTCGATGCCGAAATCAAAAAATCGATAATTATTTACATCGAGCAAGTCGTTATTTAGTTAATCTTTTAGTTGAGCAGCAGATTTCCACTTTGGTGATTGGAAAAAATGACTCCTGGAAACAGGAGTGTGAATTAGGCAAAGTTAATAATCAATCTTTTGTATCTATTCCTCACACAAGATTAATTGACCAGATTACTTACAAGTGTAATTTGGTAGGAATTCAGGTGGTTATACAAGAGGAATCTTATACTAGCCAATCCAATTTTTTCCAATTAGACCCGATTCCCGTTTATGGGGAAATAACTGAAAAGCCTGTTTTTACAGGAAAAAGAATTAGTAGAGGTTTATATCGTACAGATACCGGGTTTCTCTGTCAAAGTGACGTAATGTCTAGTTATAACATTTTAAGAAAAGCATTCCCAAATGCCTTTAGCTATGGGATAGAGAGGTGCGTAGTTCACCCAAGGAGAATTAATCTCTCGAAGTAA
- a CDS encoding IS607 family transposase has translation MKLSDYAKQAGVSYQTAWRWWQKGHLTGYQLPSGTIIITEKEEKKSNPIACIYARVSSAENKDNLDRQAERLKDYAIARGYQIYKVVKEVGSGLNDNRPKLAKILTDTHYTILIVEHKDRLARFGTNYLEILLKETGKNLEIVNLSKDKQDELMEDLIAIITSFCSRLYGLKRSKRKTEKIIAELKDES, from the coding sequence ATGAAGCTCTCAGACTATGCAAAACAAGCCGGAGTCAGTTATCAAACCGCATGGAGATGGTGGCAAAAAGGTCATTTAACAGGTTATCAGCTTCCTTCTGGAACAATTATTATTACTGAAAAGGAGGAAAAAAAATCTAATCCAATAGCTTGTATTTATGCTAGAGTATCTAGTGCCGAAAATAAAGATAATCTTGACCGACAAGCGGAACGCTTAAAAGATTATGCTATTGCTAGAGGCTATCAAATCTATAAAGTCGTCAAAGAAGTGGGTAGCGGTTTAAATGATAACCGTCCAAAACTGGCAAAAATTTTAACAGATACCCATTACACGATTTTAATAGTGGAACACAAAGATCGGCTGGCAAGATTTGGAACAAACTACCTAGAAATACTTTTAAAAGAAACCGGAAAAAATCTTGAGATTGTTAATCTGAGTAAGGATAAGCAAGATGAATTAATGGAAGATTTAATCGCCATTATTACTTCTTTTTGCTCTCGTCTTTATGGACTAAAACGCTCAAAACGAAAAACCGAAAAGATTATAGCCGAGTTAAAAGATGAGTCATGA
- the ctpB gene encoding carboxyl-terminal processing protease CtpB, with protein MKQKMSAICQKFLLGGAIATIAFNPLLSPALSADNAPQKSTTLEDNPKALIDEVWQIVNNEFVDRNFNNVDWLQKRQELLSGTYTNKKQAYIAIRKALKDVGDPYTRFLEPEEFEALTSQTSGETSGVGVRLAIDKRTNDIVVVETLKSSPAKEAGLQSGDRIVRINGKPTALMSLDQAIDEMQGAEGTSVNLQLSRQGKGVFAVTLTRAHIEIPSVSYTLKQEDQLKIGYIKLDEFSSHAAEQMKQAIEELKTKNVSGYVLDLRGNPGGLLYASVDIARMWMNEGKIVSTIDRRGGNRQFSANGTSLTNLPLVILVNQGSASASEILTGALKENGRATVVGTNTYGKATVQSVHSLSDGSGLAVTIARYYPPSGTNISKKGIKPDVEIGLTMDQQVRLQNDPSLMATSADPQYSRAITVIKTHSFAQPATPVKPIGIRPQ; from the coding sequence ATGAAGCAAAAAATGAGTGCAATTTGCCAAAAGTTCCTGCTAGGAGGAGCTATCGCTACTATAGCCTTCAATCCCCTCTTATCTCCTGCACTGAGTGCTGACAATGCTCCTCAAAAATCTACAACTTTAGAGGATAATCCTAAAGCTCTGATTGATGAGGTTTGGCAAATTGTTAATAATGAATTTGTAGATCGAAATTTTAATAATGTTGATTGGCTGCAAAAACGCCAAGAACTCTTAAGTGGAACTTATACTAACAAAAAACAAGCTTATATCGCTATCCGAAAAGCCCTCAAAGATGTAGGAGATCCCTACACTCGTTTTCTAGAACCTGAAGAATTTGAAGCCTTAACTAGCCAAACATCAGGGGAAACGTCAGGGGTAGGGGTTCGCTTGGCCATTGATAAACGCACCAATGATATCGTGGTGGTAGAAACCCTCAAATCGTCTCCGGCTAAGGAAGCGGGTCTTCAAAGCGGCGATCGCATCGTCAGAATTAACGGCAAGCCTACCGCCCTGATGAGTTTAGACCAAGCCATCGACGAAATGCAAGGAGCCGAAGGAACATCCGTTAATCTTCAACTCTCCCGTCAAGGAAAAGGGGTTTTTGCTGTTACCTTAACTCGCGCTCACATAGAAATTCCTTCAGTCAGCTACACCCTAAAACAAGAAGACCAACTGAAAATCGGTTACATCAAACTCGATGAGTTTAGTTCCCATGCCGCCGAGCAAATGAAGCAAGCGATCGAAGAACTTAAAACTAAAAATGTATCCGGATATGTTCTAGATTTGCGCGGCAATCCCGGAGGACTCCTCTATGCGAGTGTAGATATCGCTAGAATGTGGATGAATGAAGGAAAAATCGTCAGCACTATTGATCGCCGAGGTGGTAATCGTCAGTTTAGTGCTAATGGAACTTCTTTAACGAATTTACCCCTGGTGATCTTAGTCAATCAAGGTTCAGCAAGTGCTAGTGAAATTTTAACCGGAGCGCTCAAAGAAAATGGGCGGGCGACGGTAGTGGGAACCAATACTTATGGAAAAGCCACAGTACAATCCGTTCACAGTCTATCCGATGGCTCGGGATTAGCGGTTACCATTGCCCGCTATTATCCTCCCAGTGGCACCAACATTAGCAAAAAAGGCATTAAACCCGATGTGGAGATAGGCTTGACCATGGACCAACAGGTTCGTCTTCAAAATGATCCCTCTTTAATGGCAACCAGTGCCGATCCTCAATATAGCAGAGCGATTACTGTGATTAAAACTCATAGTTTTGCTCAACCCGCCACCCCCGTGAAGCCTATTGGCATTCGTCCGCAATAA
- a CDS encoding NUDIX hydrolase, with protein MKENFSGPVRRVALAILYQQGKFLMQLRDDLPHILYPGKWGFFGGHLEAGENPTDGLKRELLEEIGYEVVAPQLFRCYTGDQIIRYIYSAPLTVSVNQLVQAEGQDLALVTADAVRSGCYYSHKINQVRSLGEIHQRILLDFMEAEAKLNP; from the coding sequence ATGAAAGAAAATTTCTCTGGACCTGTTCGTCGAGTCGCCCTCGCTATCTTATATCAACAGGGGAAATTTTTGATGCAATTACGCGATGATTTGCCCCACATCCTTTATCCTGGAAAATGGGGCTTTTTTGGCGGTCATCTCGAAGCCGGGGAAAATCCTACTGACGGATTGAAGCGAGAATTACTTGAAGAAATTGGTTATGAAGTTGTAGCACCTCAGCTATTTCGCTGCTACACTGGAGATCAAATTATTCGCTATATCTATTCTGCTCCCTTGACTGTCAGTGTTAACCAATTAGTCCAAGCTGAAGGACAAGACCTAGCTTTGGTAACTGCCGACGCTGTTCGTTCTGGATGCTACTACTCACACAAAATTAATCAAGTTCGCTCTCTTGGGGAAATTCATCAACGCATTTTGCTAGACTTTATGGAAGCAGAAGCCAAGCTTAACCCCTAG
- the folD gene encoding bifunctional methylenetetrahydrofolate dehydrogenase/methenyltetrahydrofolate cyclohydrolase FolD, translated as MLSQTAKILDGKALAQKIQRNLKEEIQTLQPKIGRPPGLAVLMVGDNPGSVVYVRNKEKSCAKVGIASFGRHFPTQTGADELEEVIAELNQDSRVDGILIQLPLPEHLDAIALLHQIKPEKDADGLHPMNMGRLVRGEAGLRSCTPAGVMALLSEYNLQVKGKQAVVVGRSILVGKPMALMLLEENATVTIAHSRSQNLAAITRGADILVAAVGKPDLITAEMVKPGAVVIDVGMNRVVDAQGNGRLVGDVDYAGVAQVAEYITPVPGGIGPMTVAMLLQNTVHSYRQSINHL; from the coding sequence ATGCTTTCTCAAACGGCAAAAATTTTAGATGGCAAAGCATTAGCCCAAAAGATTCAACGAAACTTAAAAGAGGAGATCCAAACCCTACAACCGAAAATTGGTCGCCCTCCGGGGTTAGCGGTTTTGATGGTGGGGGATAATCCAGGCAGTGTGGTCTATGTTCGCAATAAAGAAAAGTCCTGTGCTAAAGTAGGTATCGCTTCGTTTGGTCGCCATTTTCCCACACAAACCGGAGCCGATGAATTAGAAGAGGTGATTGCCGAACTCAATCAAGATTCAAGGGTGGATGGTATTTTAATTCAGTTACCCCTTCCTGAGCATTTAGATGCTATTGCCTTGCTGCACCAAATTAAACCCGAAAAAGATGCAGACGGACTTCATCCGATGAATATGGGGCGGCTAGTGCGGGGAGAAGCGGGACTAAGAAGTTGTACGCCGGCCGGAGTCATGGCTTTACTGTCTGAATATAATCTTCAAGTGAAGGGCAAACAGGCGGTGGTAGTGGGTCGTAGTATTTTAGTGGGAAAACCGATGGCTTTAATGCTCCTAGAAGAAAATGCTACAGTGACGATCGCCCATTCCCGCAGCCAAAATTTAGCCGCTATTACCCGGGGTGCAGATATTTTAGTCGCCGCAGTGGGAAAACCTGACTTAATCACGGCTGAAATGGTCAAACCCGGGGCGGTAGTGATTGATGTGGGAATGAACCGAGTCGTAGATGCTCAAGGAAATGGCCGTTTAGTGGGAGATGTGGACTATGCAGGAGTGGCTCAAGTAGCTGAGTATATCACACCGGTTCCGGGTGGAATTGGGCCGATGACCGTAGCAATGTTGTTGCAAAATACAGTCCATAGCTATCGTCAGAGCATTAATCATCTATAA